Below is a genomic region from Rhodospirillum centenum SW.
GCCTGCTGGACTGGCCGGCCGACGTGGCGGCGCTGCTGGACCATCTCGGCCTCGCCCGCGCGGCGGTGCTGGGCATGTCCGGCGGCGGCCCCTATGCCGCGGTCTGCGCCCATGCCCTGCCCGACCGGGTGACGGCCACCGCCATCGTCTGCGGCATCGCCCCGCCGGACGGGGAGGGCGACGGAACGGGGGAAAGGCCGGAGGACGGAACGGGCGACGGGCCAGGGAAGGAGACGGACTGGGCCGGCGGCAGCCCGGCCGGCTTCCTGCTGCGGCTGGGCCGCCGGCCGGTGGCGCTGCGGCTGGCGGCGGCGGCAGTGCGGCAGGTCGTGCGCAGCACCGACCCGCTGGCCGTCGCCACGATGCTGCGCGCCCGCGCCGGGCTGCCGGCCAGCGACCGGGTGCTGCTGGGGCCGGGCGTGGGCGACCGGGTCGTCGCCGGCTGGCGGGAGGCGCTGCGCAGCGGCATCGCCGGCCCCCTGTCGGACGCCGCCATCTATGCGGCCCCGTGGGGCTTCGCGCTGGAGGACATCCGGGGCCGGGTCGCCGTCTGGCACGGGACGGCGGACACCACCGTGCCGCTGGCGGCGGGCCGCCGCTTCGCCGCCCGCATCCCCGGGGCGACGGCGCACTTCCTGGCGGGGGAGGGGCACTTCTCCCTGATCTTCAGGCACCACCCCGCCATCCTGACGGACCTGCTGGGGGCCGACCGGCCGGCCTGACCGGCAGGGGTGAACGGCAGGCCGGTCGGGCAGGTCCTGCCGCGGCGCAGCGTTCTCCGCGGCAGGACGTTGCCGGCGGCGGGCTGCCGTCGGCACGATCTTGCCCGTGCGGGGGCACCGCCGGGGCCGTTCGCAAGGAAATGGCCCCCTTTCCGCGATAAACTTGCCGAACTTGCATCGGAAAACCGACCCTGCGCGGTAAAGCGGGGCGGCAGATCGGTGCGGCAGATCGGTGCGGTGGACAGGGGAGGACGCCATGGGTAACGGCAGTGCGGCAGCAGGTAACACCGCAGGCGGCGGCGCAGGCGACGGCTTCAAGCAGCGCACGGCTGGCTCCGGCAAGACGGCGAAGGAACTGCGCGGCGACTATTCCGCCATCGCCGGGGACTTCACCGTCGATCAGGGCTGGGAGCGCTACACGGTGGAGGAGCACGCGCTCTGGCGGGCGCTCTACCGGCGGCAGTCGCGCCTGCTGCCCCGCTACGCCGCGCCGGAATTCATGGACTGCCTCGCCCGGCTGGAGGCCGAAGACGGCATCCCCGACTTCCGCCGCGCCTCCGACCGGCTTCAGGCGGCGACCGGCTGGCGCCTTGTCGCGGTGCCCGGCCTGATCCCGGAGGACGCCTTCTTCGACCATCTGGCCGCGCGACGTTTCCCTGTCAGCACCTGGCTGCGCCGGCCGGAGGAGATGGACTATCTGGAGGAGCCGGACGTCTTCCACGACTTCTTCGGCCATGTGCCGCTGCTGCTGCATCCGGTCTTCGCGGACTATCTCCAGGCCTATGGCGAAGGCGGGCAGCGGGCCCTGCGGCTGGGCCGCATCGAGCATCTGGCCCGGCTCTACTGGTACACGGTGGAGTTCGGGCTGATCGCCGGGGCGGACGGGCTGCGGGTCTATGGCGCCGGCATCCTCTCCTCCGCCGGGGAGACGCCCTTCGCGGTCGAGAGCCCCAGCCCCAACCGCATCGGCTTCGACCTGGAGCGGCTGATGCGGACCCGCTACCGCATCGACGACTACCAGCAGACCTATTTCGTGATCGACAGCTACCAGCAGCTCTTCGACGCCACCGCGGTGGATTTCGCGCCCGTCTACGACCGCATCGCGGACCGGCCCGACCTGCCCCCCGACGCCGTGCTGGCGGGCGACCGCGTGCTGACCCGCGGCACCCAGGAACGGGTGCGGGCCCCGGCGGCGGAATAACGCCCCCGCCTGCGGCCGGTCCGGCCCTGTCCTGCCCCGTCCGCACCTTCCCCTTCGGGGCGGACCCGTCGCCGCGCGCACGGCACGGTTCCGCTTACGGGCCTTTGCGCCCGGCCGGACCGCGGTCTATCAAGTGGGACAAATCCCACACCGTTCCACGCCCAGCCCGCGGGGGTCCAGGTCATGTGCGGCATTGCCGGCTTCCTTTCCAACCGCCACTGGACCGCCGATCCGGACCTGTCCTGGCTGGACCGCGCGGCGGACGCGCTGGCCGCCGCCACGCCCGACGATCCGGCGGGGATCGATGCGGCGCTGGACCTGCTGGCCGGGCGCTTCGACGCGCTGATGTCGTTCGGCACGCATCTGGCCGCCGCCACCCGTCCCGCGGTCCGCGCCCGGCTGGAGGCGGCGGCGGTGCGGGCACAGGCGCTGGAGGCGGCCCTGCGCGCCGGCCCCCGCGCCCGCGAGGAGGCGGTGGAGCGGGTGGCCGAGCGGTTGCGCGACTACGCCTGGCAGCTCGGCACCGAGGTGGTCGCCAACATCGACCGCACCCTCGCCCTGATGCCCGACGCCTCCGCCGCCAACCGGGCGCAGCATCTGGTCGCCTGGGGCATCGGGCAGACGCTGGAGAACCTGGACCGGCTGGAGGTGCGCGGCCGCGACAGCGCCGGCATCGCCGTGCTGCTGCGGCTGGCGCCGGCGGCCCCCTTGCGCGACCTGCGGTCCCTGCAGGCCGTGGCGCGCGAGGCGGGACGGGAGTTCGGCGACCAGGACGGCGGCATCGCCCTGCACGCCCTGGCCGATGGCGGCCTGACCGCGCGCTTCACCTACAAGGTGGCGCAGCTCATCGGCCGGCTGGGCGACAACGGCGCCAGCCTGCGCGCGCGGGTGCGCGGCGACGCCCTGCTCTGGCGCCTCGCCGCCCAGGCCGAGGGGCTGAGCGCCATCGCGCACACCCGCTGGGCCTCGCACGGGGCGATCAACCTGACCAACTGCCACCCGCTGAACGGCAGCCTCGCCGGGGAGGCTGCCACGGAGCTTTCCGCCGACGCCGACGCGGTGGCGGTGCTGAACGGCGACGTGGACAATTACCGCGCCCTGAAGGAGACGCTGGTGGAGGCCGCCGGCCACGCCATCGCCGCCCCGGTGACGACGGACGCCAAGGTGATCCCGGTGCTGTTCCGGCTGCACCAGGGCAACACCCCGGTGGAGGAGCGGGTGCTGGCGACGCTGCGCCGGCTGGAAGGCTCCATGGCCATCGTCGTGCAGCACCCCGACGACCCCGAGCGCCTGCATCTGGGCCAGAAGGGCAGCGGCCAGAGCCTGTTCGTGGCCGAGGGGCCGGACGGGCTGATCCTGGCATCGGAGAATTACGGGCTGGCGCCGCGCGCCCGCGCCTCGGTGGCGCTGGCGCAGGTGGAGCGCGGCGGCCTTGCCGTCGTGCTCTCGACCCGGCCGGGCGACCCGGCGCTCGCGGCCCGCGGCATCGACGACGGCGCGCCGGCCGCGCTGAAGGCCGAGCCGATCGAGATCTTCTCGCGCGACATCTTCCGCGGCGGCTTCGAGCACTTCTTCGAGAAGGAGGTGCACGAGGCTCCCGCCAGCGTGCGCAAGACGCTCGCCGGGCGCTACCGCCGCGGCGGCCGCGAAGCCGCCTTCGAGACGGGCGAGGGCAGCCCCTGGGCCGCGCTGCGCCGCCGCCTGTCCGATCCCGACCGGCCGGCGGTGCGGCGCATCTGGGTCACCGGCCAGGGCACCGCCGCCATCGCCGCCATGGGGGTGGCGCACCTGATCCGGCAGGCCCTGCCGGGCAGCGGCATCCAGGTGGAAAGTGCGAAGGCGTCGGAACTGTCCGCCGACCTGGAGGGGGCGGGGCTGGAGGACGCGCTGGTCGTCGCCATCAGCCAGAGCGGCACGACAACCGACACCAACCGCACCGTTGATCTGGCCCGCGCGGCCGGCGCCTGGATCCATGCCATCGTCAACCGGCGCAACAGCCCGCTGGTGCGCAAGTCCGACAGCCACCTGTTCACCAGCGACGGCCGCGACATCGAGATGGCGGTCGCCAGCACCAAGGCCTTCTACAGCCAGGTCGCGGCCGGCAAGCTGACGGCGCTCTGCCTCGCCGACGCATCGGGAACGCTGCCGCCGGGCCAGATCCATGACGAGCTGGTCTGCCTGGAGTCGCTGCCCGCCCGCATCCAGGAGGTGCTGGACGAGGAGGCGGAGATCGCCCGCTGTGCGGAGGCCTATGCGCCCTTCAACCGCTACTGGGCGGTGGTCGGCAACGGCCCGAACAAGATCGCGGCGGAGGAGATCCGGATCAAGCTGTCGGAACTCTGCTACAAGTCCATCCCGGTGGACTACACCGAGGACAAGAAGCATATCGACCTCTCGACCGAGCCGCTGACGCTGGTCATCGCCAACGACATGCCGGCGCAGCTCGCCCAGGACACGGCGAAGGAGGTCGCCATCTTCAAGGCGCACAGCGGCAAGCCGATCGTCTTCTGCGCCAAGGGCGAAACCTGCTTCGACGCCTATGCCGAGGCGGTGGTGCGGCTGCCCTCCGCCGGGGCCGGGCTGGACTTCGTGCTGGCCACCGTGGCGGGGCATCTCTGGGGCTTCCACGCGGCCCGCGCCATCGACGCCCGCGCCCATGTCTTCCGCGAACTGGCCTCGGTGGTGAACGAGCGCGCGGCCCGGGACGATGCGCGGCTGGACGACGTGGCCGACCGGCTGGAGGCGGAGCTGGAGCGCATCGCCGCCGGCGAGATGGATGCCGCCCTGCCGCCGCGGCTGGCCGCCGGGCTGGCGCTGCTGGCGCCGAAGCTGCGCGGTTTCCACCAGCTTCCCCGTTGCGGCGCCGCGGAGCGCGAGGCCCTGGCCGGGCGGGCGGAGGCGCTGCTGCGCGCCGCCTTCGAGGAAACCAGCCGCCCGATCGACACGATCCGCCATCAGGCGAAGACGGTGACGGTGGGCATCAGCCGGCCGGGCAAGGAGATCGGGCCGGTGCTGCTGGCGGCGCTGGCCGCGCTCGAGGTCGCGCCGACGGCGCTGGCCGAGCACGACCGCCGCATGCTGGCGGCGCTGTCGCCGCTGGTGACGGCGGTGCCGGGCGGCATCCTCTACCGCCAGACGGGGGAGGGACCGGACGGGGCGCCGCTGTTGCAGGCCGCGCGCAAGTGCGGTCGCTCGGCCGTGCCGTCGGGCTACGACCGGCCGCGGCCGGCGGCGGGCAGCAAGCGCCGCGCCCTGCGCCTGGGCCGCGCCATCCTGTCGGGCGGGCCGCACGGGCGGGAGAGCCTGCTGCTGGTGCCGGTGTTCGACGAGGCCGACTGGGAGGTCACGGGGCTGGTGCTGCTGCATGCCGAACTGGCGCCGCAGGCGTCCCTGCAGCAGAAGACGGCGCTGCTGAAGGACCTCAAGCTCTACGAGGACCTGCTGGACGCCTTCAGCGAGACCAGCCACGCCACCGGCCGCACCGACTTCCCCGCCTTCGTCGCCGCGGCCAGCCCGCGCGACCTGCTGTTCCGCCCCGCTGCCGACCTGCTCCGCCAGCCCTGACGGGGTAGGCCGGCCGGGCGGGTCCGGCCTGCCGGGGATCGTTCCGCCCCGCGAAAGGTGAGGGACGTTAACGAATGGGCAATCTCCATCCGGGCACTCTGGCTTTGCCATGCCGGAGATTGCCATGCGACTGCCCATCCTGGTCACTCTGTTGCTCGTTGCCGCCGCCGCCACCGCCGCGCCTGTCCGGGGTGACGAAAGGCCGCTGCCGACCGCCAGGGTCAGCGTGCAGGAGGGCGGGCAGGCCACGGTGGTCCGCATCGACGGCATCATCACCCCGGAACTGGGGGACCGTTTCGCAGCCGTAATGGATGCGCTGCCCCCCGGCCGGCCGCTGCTGCTGGAACTGAACAGCCCCGGCGGCTACACCAGCGCCGGCTATGCCATGATCGACCGCCTGCTGGCCGAACGCGACCGGGGCCGGCGCATCGCCACCCGCGTCAAGGGCGGGGAGAACTGCGAGAGCATGTGCGTCGGGCTGTTCCTGGCCGGACGGCCCCGTTATGCCAGCGCCGACGCCGTCTTCATGGTCCACGCCCCCCGCGGGCTTTATTCCGGAACCGTAACGGTCAAGTCCACGGGCCGGATGATCGAGCGGCTGGTGGGCCTCGGCGCCTCCGCCGCCTGGATCGAGCGGGTGAAGGAACAGGGCGGCTTCAGCGGCAGCGTGGACCACCGCGAGACGGCGGCACAGCTCGTCGCCAACGGCTCCAACATCGTCACCGACCTGACCCCCTGAGGGGAAGGCCCCCGCGGTCCGCTCCCGTCAGAGGGGCGTCTGTGACGGGTGGCGGCGGTCCTCCGACGGGGCGGTCGCCAGCGGCACGGTGAAGCTGACGGTCGTGCCGCGCCCCACCTCGCTCTCCACCCGCAGGTCGCCGCCGTGGCGCAGCACCAGTTCGCGCACCAGCGTCATGCCCAGCCCCGTGCCCTGTTCCCCGCGGGTGCCGGGGCGAGAGCCCTGGCCGCCGCTGCCGGCCCGCAGCAGTTCCGCCACCTGCGCCCGCTCCATGCCGATACCGTGGTCGGTGACCGCGACCTCCACCCGGTCGCCCTCGGCGCGCGAGGTGACATGGACGACCCCGGCGGGGTGGCTGAACTTCACCGCGTTGACCAGCAGGTTGCGCAGCACCGCCAGCAGCATGGTGCGGTCGGCCAGGACCCAGCGGTCGCCCACCGCGTCCAGCAGGGCCACCTGCTTCGCCGCGGCCATGGAGGCGACGTCGCCCATCGCGTCCGTGACCACGGCGCGCAGATCGAACACGGCCGGGGCGAAGGGCTTGCCCGACATCTGCACGCGCGACCACTGCAACAGGTTCTCCAGCATGTCGAACGCCTTGCGCGCCGAGTCGTGGGTGCAGCGGGCGAAGTCGGCCACGGCGTCGGGGGACATCCGACCGGCATGGTCGGCCAGTTCCTGGGTCATGCCCAGCAGCGCGTTGAAGGGGCCGCGCAGGTCGTGGGAGATCAGGCTGAAGAAGCGGGTCTTCTCCCGGTTCAGGAAATCCAGCTCGTCATGCGCGGCGCGCAGTTCCTCCAGCGTCTTCTCCGCCTCGGCGCGGGCCGCGCGCTCGGCCGCGGCGGCCTGTTCGCGCTCGCGCAGGATGCGCTCCATCAGCCGGTAGGCCAGCAGCAGCGACCCCAGCAGCAGGGCCAGCACCGTGCCCAGCGACAGCACCGTCTCGGTCAGCACGGCCATCCGGAAGCCGCCCACCGGCAGTATCAGCACCAGCCGCCAGGGGGCGGCGTCCAGGACCTGTACGGCCACCAGACTGTCGCCGCTGCGGCTCAGCCCCGGGCCGTCAGGCAGCGCCTCCGCGCCGGGCAGCCGCTCGCCGGGGGCCGGTGCCGTCCGGCCCGGGGCAGCGTTGGCGGCCAGCACGGTCCCGTCGCGGTCCAGCAGCGCCAGCACGGTGCCCGGCGCCGGGGCGGCTCCCGGATCGGGCAGCGGCACCTCCTGCGCATAGATGCCCAGGAACAGCCCGTCCTGGTCCACCGGCGCCACGGCGGCGGCCAGCCGCCCCCCGGCCGTGTCGCTCAGCACCGTCCAGAACGGCCGGCGCAGCGGGTTCACCTCGGGGGCCGCGCGGCGGAACGGCTCCTGCGCCGCGAAGCCGTCCAGCAGGGCGGTCGCCCCTTCCGTATCCCCGGGATCGACATGCACCAGCCCGGCGGCGGAGGCGTAGTAGATCCGCAGCGTGTCCGGGTGGGAGGTACGGATGGCGTCGGCCAGCGGCGCCAGAGTCAGCGCCATCGCCGCCTCCCGGTGCCAGGCGACGGGATCGGGCCGGTACAGTCCGGTGCGGCGGCGGGCGGCCACCGTGGGCAGCGCCAGCAGGGTGCCGATGGTGCGGGGCGACGGGTCCAGCGAGAACAGGCGGTCTGCTGCCTCGTCGGGGTTGCTTTCCAGGAAGCGGGCAAGCGGGGAACCGGGAGCCGCCACCACGGGCGGCGGGTTCTGCGCCAGGAACAGCGCGGCGCGGCGGCTCAGCGTTTCCATCTGGCGCAGCCGCTCCGAGAGGATTCCGTCCAGCGCGACGGCCCGGATCTCCAGGGCCTGCACCAGACGGGCCCGGCGGTCCGCCAGCGTCTGCATGGCGTGGCCGTACAGCAGCGCCGTGCCCAGCAGGGCACAGGCGAGCATGCTCAGGGCCAGAATCCGGTCGGGACCGATTCTGCTGCCCCAGGGCGCCCCCAGCCGCATGATCTTACCGTAAGCCACCCCCACAGGATCGTTAGCGCTAGCACGACCGGTCGGGCATGGCAACGCCGTGCCCCGCCGCGGTCCGGTTCAACGCCTGTACGCCGGCCGGCGCCCCTGTCTCAGCGTCTGTGCGCCAGCCGGCGCACTGTCTTACCGTCTGTGCGCCAGCCGGCGCACGGCCCGGTCCCCCAGGGACTGCAGGAGCTGCACCAGCAGGACCAGCACCACGACGGTGGCCACCATCACCTCCGTGTTGAAGCGCTGGTAGCCGTAGCGGATGGCAAGGTCGCCCAGCCCGCCGCCGCCGACCACCCCGGCCATGGCGGAGAAGCCGACCAGCATCACCAGGGTCAGCGTCACCCCCGCCAGCAGCGCCGGCAGCGCCTCCGGCAGCAGGACCATGAAGATCAGGTGGCGCAGGGTGCCGCCCATGGCGACCACTGCCTCGATCCGGCCGCGGTCCACCTCGCGCAGGGCGGCCTCCACGACGCGGGCGAAGAAGGGGATGGAGCCCAGGGTCAGCGGCACCACCGCGGCCGAACTGCCCAGCGAGGTGCCGACGATGGCGCGGGTCAGCGGGATCACCGCGATCAGCAGCACGATGAAGGGCAGCGACCGGCCGATATTGACCAGGGTGGACAGCGGCCGGTGCAGCCAGGGCAGCGGGCACGGCCCCGCCGGCTCGATCAGGTAGAGCGCGACCCCGGCCGGCAGGCCGACGGCCAGCGTCACCAGCCCCGACAGCCCGACCATGTAGAGGGTCTCCAGCGTGGCGCCGGCCACCAGGTCCAGAAGTTCGCTCCAGCTTTCCGGGTTCATCGCGGCACCGCCCGTACCTTGTGGGCCGAAAGAAGCGACAGGGCCGCCGGCAGGTCGGGCGGCCCGCCGGCGCGCGACAGCGCCAGCAGCAGGCGGCCGACGCGGCAGCCGCCGATGCGCTCGATGCCGCCGCCCAGCAGGGTGACGTCCAGCCCCAGCTCGCGCGCCAGCGCCCCCAGCACGGGGCCGGTCGCCAGCGTGTCGGCCAGGGTCAGCTCGACCAGCCGGGCGTGCGGCGGCAGCTCCCCGGCGGGGACCGGCTCCTGCGCCGGCGGCAGCAGCCACTGCCCCAGGCGGGAGGCGGGGTCGGCCAGCAGGGCGGGCAGCGGCCCGCTCTCGCGCAGGCGGCCCGCCTCCAGCAGCGCGGCCCCGTCGCAGACCGCCTTCACCACCGCCAGCTCGTGGGTGATCAGCACCACCGTCACCCCCAGCCGGCGGTTGACGCTGTGCAGCAGCTCCAGGATCTGGCCCGTCGTCTCGGTGTCCAGGGCGCTGGTCGGCTCGTCGCAGAGCAGCATGTCGGGGTCCGCGGCCAGGGCGCGGGCGATGCCGACGCGCTGCTTCTGGCCGCCGGAAAGCTGCGACGGCCAGGCGTCGGCGCGGTCGGCCAGCCCGACCAGATCCAGCAGCTCCGCCACCCGCCGACGCCGCTCCGGTGCCGGCACGCCGGCAATCTCCAGCGGGGCCGACACGTTGGCGGCGGCGGTGCGTGCGTGCAGCAGGTGGAAGTGCTGGAACACCATGCCGATGCGCCGCCGCTGCCGGCGCAGCGCCGCCGGGTCCAGCGCCGCCAGATCGACGTCGCCCAGCAGGATGCGGCCCGCGGTCGGGCGCTCCAGCAGGTTCAGGCAGCGGATCAGGGTGGTCTTGCCGGCGCCGCTGTGGCCCAGGATGCCGAAGATGCTGCCGGACGGGATGTCCAGGCTGACATCGTCCAGGGCGACGACGGTGCGGTCGCCCTGGCGGTATTCCTTGCGCAGCCCCTCGATCCGGATGGGCGCGTGCTGGCTCATGAATGGACCGGGATCACGGACCCGGCATAGCGTTCGCGGATGAAGGCGGCCACCTCCGGCCCCTCCAGCAGGCGGGACAGGCGCTGGATGCGCGGGTCCTCGGCCTTTTCCGGCACAGTGACCAGCAGGTTGGCGTAGGGGTTGCCTTCCGCCGGTTCCAGCGCCAGCGCGTCCTTCGCCGGCACCAGCCCGGCCTGGAGCGCGTAGTTGCCGTTGATGACCGCCAGGGTCACGTCGTCCAGCGTGCGCGGAAGCTGCGCCGGCTCGATCTCCAGCAGCTTCAGCCGGCGCGGGTTGTCCACGATGTCGCGCGGCGTGGCGAGCTGGCGGCGCGCCGGGTCCAGGTCGGGGCGCAGCCGGATCAGGCCGGCGGCCTGCAGCAGCACCAGACCCCGGCTCAGGTTGGTGACGTTGCTGGAGAGCGAGACGGCGGCGCCTTCCGGCACCGCGTCCAGACCTGTCACCCGGCGGGAATAGATGCCCAGCGGTTCGATATGGACCGTGGCGGTGACGGCGAACTTCGTCTTCAGGATCGCCTCCTCCGTCTCCAGGAAGGGGCGGTGCTGGTAGAAGTTGGCGTCGGCGTCACCGGCCAGGGTCAGTTCGTTCACCCGCAGTTCGCCGGTGATCTCGATGATCTTCAGCCTGAGATCCGGCGCCAGCCTGCGCTGCACGAAGGTCAGGATTTCGGCATGCGGCACGGCGGAGGCGAGCACGCGCAAGGGCGCGTCGCCGGCACGGGCCGGCAGTACCGGCAACAGGGTGAGGGCGGCGGCGGACAGCAGCAGGTGCCGCCGGGTGGGACGATGGACCATGGCTCTGCGGAACCTCGGGCGGATGGGAACGGAACATCGGGGAACGCATCGGCCGACCATCCAACCACTGCCGGCGGACAAAATCCAGATCAATCGCGTTCTTATCAAAGAACAACACAAAAAGAATGTGCTATTATCTCCCGGCCGTCCCCCTGCCACCTCAGCCCCGGTGGCGCAGGGCTTCCACCAGCACGGCGAAGGCCGGGGTCGGCTGCCGCCGCGACGGGTAGTAGAGATGGTAGCCGGGAAACGGCGGGCACCAGTCCTCCAGCAGCACGACCAGCCGCCCCGCGGCGAGATCCGCCGCCACCATGTCCTCCGGCAGGTAGCCGAGCCCGAACCCGGCGAGCGCCGCCTGCCGGATCATCTCCAGGCTGTTGAAGACCAGCGGCCCCTCCACCCGCACCCGCAGCTCCCGCCCGTCGCGGGCGAATTCCCAGGCATAGAGCCCGCCCGAACTGGGCAGGCGGAAGTTGATGCACTCATGCCCGGTCAGTTCGTGCGGGGTCCGCGGCGGCGGCCGGCGGGCGGCACAGGCGGGGGCCGCCACCACGACCATGCGCAGATCGGGGCCGATCCGCACGGCCACCATGTCCTTGGCCACCTGCTCGCCCAGCCGGACGCCGGCGTCGAACCGCTCCGCCACGATGTCGGTCAGGCGGTTGTCGATGTCCACCTCCACCCGGATGTCCGGGTAGCGGGGCAGCAGCCGGGTCAGGGCCGGCCAGAGCAGGGAGGTCGCGGCATGCTCTCCCGCGGTCAGGCGGACGGTGCCGGCCGGCGTCTCGCGCAGGGCGCTCAGCGCGGCCAGTTCCGCCTCGATCTCCGCCAGCCGGGGACCGGCGCTGCGGAACAGCCGCTCCCCGGCTTCCGTCGGGGCGACGGAGCGGGTGGTGCGGGTCAGCAGCCGCAGCCCCAGCCGCTCCTCCAGGCCGCGGATGGTGTGGCTCAGGGCGGAGGGGGAGACGCCCAGCCGCGCCGCGGCCCGGGTGAAGCTGCGCTCCTCCGTCACCGCGATGAAGGCCAGCAGGTCGTTGACGGTGCCGCGCTGCATTGATGAATCCTGTTCACAGGTTCATGCGGATTTTACCAGCTTCTCCCATGGACGGGGGACTCCGATCATGCGGCCGCTCCGGAGCGCACCGCTTCCGGGACGCAGCACCGCGGAGGCATGGCATGGAAAAGCGCATTCTGGGACGCAGCGGGCTTGAGGTCTCGGCCCTCGGCCTCGGCTGCATGGGGTTCGATTTCGCCTACGGTCCCGCCACCGACCGGCAGCAGGCGGTGGCCGTGATCCGCGCCGCGGTGGAGCGCGGCGTCACCCTGTTCGACACGGCCGAGATCTACGGCCCCTTCAGCAACGAGGAACTGGTGGGGGAGGCGCTGGCGCCGGTCCGCGACCGCGTCGTCATCGCCACCAAGTTCGGCTTCGACATCGACCCCGCGACCGGGAAGCAGCGGGGCGTGGACAGCCGGCCCGCCCACATCCGCGAGGTCGCGGAGGCGTCGCTCAAGCGCCTGGGGACGGAGGTGATCGACCTGTTCTACCAGCACCGCGTCGATCCCGCCGTGCCGATCGAGGACGTGGCCGGCACGGTCGGCGACCTGATTCGCGAGGGCAAGGTCCGGCATTTCGGCCTGTCCGAGGCGGCGGCCGGGACGATCCGCCGGGCCCATGCGGTGCAGCCGGTCACCGCGCTTCAGAGCGAGTATTCCCTCTGGACCCGCGATCCGGAGCGGGAGGTCCTGCCGGTGCTGGAGGAACTGGGCATCGGCTTCGTGCCCTACAGCCCGCTGGGCCGGGGCTTCCTGACCGGCGCCATCGACCAGTCCACGGACTTCGCGGCCGACGATTTCCGCGCCCGCTCGCCCCGCTTCGCGGCGGAGAACCGCGCGGCGAACCTGACCCTGGTGGAGCGGGTGAAGGCGCTGGCGGCGGCCAAGGGGGCGACGCCGGCCCAGGTGGCGCTGGCCTGGCTGCTGGCCCGGAAGCCCTGGATCGTGCCGATCCCCGGCACCACCAGGCTGCACCGGCTGGAGGAGAATCTCGGCGCCGTGGACCTTGTCCTGACGGCGGAGGACCTGCGCGGGATCGACGCGGTACTGGCCGGCATCGCCGTGCAGGGGGACCGCTATCCGCCGCAGGCCCAGGCCCTGGTCAATCGCTGACCGATCCCCATCTCCTGCCCATCCCCCTCTGCCCTTCGACGGACTTTCCATGAAGACAATCGGTTACGCGGCCCAGGCCGCCGGCAGCCCGCTCGCCCTCTTCAGCTTCGAGCGTCGCGCCCTGCGGCCCGGGGACGTGGCCATCGAGATCCTCTACTGCGGCGTCTGCCATTCCGACCTGCATCAGGTCCGCAACGACTGGGGCTGGGCCCGCTTTCCCCTGGTGCCGGGGCACGAGATCGTCGGCCGCGTGGTCGCGGTCGGGGCCGACGTCGTCGGCTTCCAGCCGGGCGACCCGGTGGCCG
It encodes:
- a CDS encoding aldo/keto reductase, translating into MEKRILGRSGLEVSALGLGCMGFDFAYGPATDRQQAVAVIRAAVERGVTLFDTAEIYGPFSNEELVGEALAPVRDRVVIATKFGFDIDPATGKQRGVDSRPAHIREVAEASLKRLGTEVIDLFYQHRVDPAVPIEDVAGTVGDLIREGKVRHFGLSEAAAGTIRRAHAVQPVTALQSEYSLWTRDPEREVLPVLEELGIGFVPYSPLGRGFLTGAIDQSTDFAADDFRARSPRFAAENRAANLTLVERVKALAAAKGATPAQVALAWLLARKPWIVPIPGTTRLHRLEENLGAVDLVLTAEDLRGIDAVLAGIAVQGDRYPPQAQALVNR
- a CDS encoding MetQ/NlpA family ABC transporter substrate-binding protein → MVHRPTRRHLLLSAAALTLLPVLPARAGDAPLRVLASAVPHAEILTFVQRRLAPDLRLKIIEITGELRVNELTLAGDADANFYQHRPFLETEEAILKTKFAVTATVHIEPLGIYSRRVTGLDAVPEGAAVSLSSNVTNLSRGLVLLQAAGLIRLRPDLDPARRQLATPRDIVDNPRRLKLLEIEPAQLPRTLDDVTLAVINGNYALQAGLVPAKDALALEPAEGNPYANLLVTVPEKAEDPRIQRLSRLLEGPEVAAFIRERYAGSVIPVHS
- a CDS encoding LysR family transcriptional regulator is translated as MQRGTVNDLLAFIAVTEERSFTRAAARLGVSPSALSHTIRGLEERLGLRLLTRTTRSVAPTEAGERLFRSAGPRLAEIEAELAALSALRETPAGTVRLTAGEHAATSLLWPALTRLLPRYPDIRVEVDIDNRLTDIVAERFDAGVRLGEQVAKDMVAVRIGPDLRMVVVAAPACAARRPPPRTPHELTGHECINFRLPSSGGLYAWEFARDGRELRVRVEGPLVFNSLEMIRQAALAGFGLGYLPEDMVAADLAAGRLVVLLEDWCPPFPGYHLYYPSRRQPTPAFAVLVEALRHRG
- a CDS encoding methionine ABC transporter ATP-binding protein; this encodes MSQHAPIRIEGLRKEYRQGDRTVVALDDVSLDIPSGSIFGILGHSGAGKTTLIRCLNLLERPTAGRILLGDVDLAALDPAALRRQRRRIGMVFQHFHLLHARTAAANVSAPLEIAGVPAPERRRRVAELLDLVGLADRADAWPSQLSGGQKQRVGIARALAADPDMLLCDEPTSALDTETTGQILELLHSVNRRLGVTVVLITHELAVVKAVCDGAALLEAGRLRESGPLPALLADPASRLGQWLLPPAQEPVPAGELPPHARLVELTLADTLATGPVLGALARELGLDVTLLGGGIERIGGCRVGRLLLALSRAGGPPDLPAALSLLSAHKVRAVPR
- a CDS encoding sensor histidine kinase, which gives rise to MAYGKIMRLGAPWGSRIGPDRILALSMLACALLGTALLYGHAMQTLADRRARLVQALEIRAVALDGILSERLRQMETLSRRAALFLAQNPPPVVAAPGSPLARFLESNPDEAADRLFSLDPSPRTIGTLLALPTVAARRRTGLYRPDPVAWHREAAMALTLAPLADAIRTSHPDTLRIYYASAAGLVHVDPGDTEGATALLDGFAAQEPFRRAAPEVNPLRRPFWTVLSDTAGGRLAAAVAPVDQDGLFLGIYAQEVPLPDPGAAPAPGTVLALLDRDGTVLAANAAPGRTAPAPGERLPGAEALPDGPGLSRSGDSLVAVQVLDAAPWRLVLILPVGGFRMAVLTETVLSLGTVLALLLGSLLLAYRLMERILREREQAAAAERAARAEAEKTLEELRAAHDELDFLNREKTRFFSLISHDLRGPFNALLGMTQELADHAGRMSPDAVADFARCTHDSARKAFDMLENLLQWSRVQMSGKPFAPAVFDLRAVVTDAMGDVASMAAAKQVALLDAVGDRWVLADRTMLLAVLRNLLVNAVKFSHPAGVVHVTSRAEGDRVEVAVTDHGIGMERAQVAELLRAGSGGQGSRPGTRGEQGTGLGMTLVRELVLRHGGDLRVESEVGRGTTVSFTVPLATAPSEDRRHPSQTPL
- a CDS encoding methionine ABC transporter permease; translation: MNPESWSELLDLVAGATLETLYMVGLSGLVTLAVGLPAGVALYLIEPAGPCPLPWLHRPLSTLVNIGRSLPFIVLLIAVIPLTRAIVGTSLGSSAAVVPLTLGSIPFFARVVEAALREVDRGRIEAVVAMGGTLRHLIFMVLLPEALPALLAGVTLTLVMLVGFSAMAGVVGGGGLGDLAIRYGYQRFNTEVMVATVVVLVLLVQLLQSLGDRAVRRLAHRR